A single region of the Theileria annulata chromosome 4, complete sequence, *** SEQUENCING IN PROGRESS *** genome encodes:
- a CDS encoding valyl-tRNA synthetase, putative (Tap349h10.p1c.C.cand.3 - score = 40.68;~SMART pfam:tRNA-synt_1 (PF00133) at aa 44-535, E()=2.10e-11) yields the protein MNIILICIIKSISCIKTYNFINHNFLNFNINQDSTSLSHGSVNKLYDSTFISDSITKGENSLNNDKSEGTVRIITPPPNVTGDLHVGNLLNVVCCDVYKNYLKLKGFDVNINFSNDHAGQSFQKVFDNTYPNLPSGSYKMEMAKLMCQNIRNRHLEDIRKLGIDWEYGHFTMDKHVESLANSVLQRFKTLGLLKEKYWPTHCVNINGKFIPVCSSDIHYSNENITLHVMDKQFEDVNGDKINLKVCTPFQEYYYATTALGVPNDIFQQLKDHQVDLPNLKRRVPIIPISNEINIPNFLKNKNMALMLSNGYNYYNPDDEMVILDWNELLNSKVEDIFNETINVTMEVPKYTKDINGKVVILPVLQYVLDTKTLSKKALESLDKINVYPENRKTMIYNRLKNIKDWCITRHAWWGIKPIIDIGVDKNDNRVLDTWFTSSLWPIITWNGKTGTSILYTCYDILENWIVKMLLVCANIDEDKLFNEIYLHGMVSDQFGKKMSKSHQNTLVLKDLMESEQTSFDHTLFNINDPDEMIKSNLVRLKLCSICSSSDFTKPLNNNFNYQNILFKYYQIFKFRNSIRNYDSSPENSNSIVNNSNSGLETPNSSPEYDNCGIDLEKIIKSKLFKLVDKIEQDIKKFEFSNCITNLNEYVKVFSEFLVPLIRLSVSTNVQNLEHFDPYFSDLASIIYAFTPEFVNNFKLNDFIKEFKWPHLDTESNELFEELVNIVTNVRKLVKNGQDDLNIKINPKLNTKFNTSYINYLIQLTYNKLPKINYM from the exons atgaatataatattaatatgtataataaagtCAATTTCATGTATTAAaacatataatttcataaatcataattttttaaattttaatattaatcaaGATTCTACGAGTTTATCGCATGGTTCAGTCAACAAACTATATGATTCCACTTTTATATCAGATTCCATTACAAAAGGAGAAAATTCACtgaataatgataaaa gTGAAGGAACGGTAAGGATAATAACACCGCCGCCTAATGTCACGGGAGATTTGCACGTAGGGAACCTTCTTAACGTAGTATGCTGCGATGTGTACAAAAATTACCTGAAACTCAAAGGGTTTGATGTCAACATCAACTTCTCCAACGATCATGCCGGCCAGTCGTTCCAAAAAGTGTTTGATAACACGTATCCAAATTTACCTAGTGGTTCTTATAAGATGGAAATGGCAAAATTAATGTGCCAAAATATCAGAAACAGACATCTGGAGGATATAAGAAAGCTTGGAATTGATTGGGAATACGGCCATTTCACAATGGATAAACATGTTGAATCACTGGCAAACTCAGTTTTACAGCGTTTCAAAACACTAGGATTACTTAAGGAAAAGTATTGGCCAACACATTGTGTGAATATTAATGGCAAGTTTATACCTGTTTGCTCATCAGATATACACTACAGTAATGAAAACATTACGTTACATGTTATGGATAAGCAGTTTGAGGATGTAAATGgagataaaattaatttaaaagtgTGTACTCCGTTTCAAGAGTATTATTATGCCACAACTGCACTTGGTGTTCCAAATGATATATTTCAACAGTTAAAAGATCATCAGGTTGATTTACCAAATCTTAAGCGTAGAGTTCCAATTATACCAATTtcaaatgaaattaatattccCAATTTTCTGAAGAATAAAAACATGGCCCTAATGTTAAGTAACGgttacaattattataatccAGATGATGAAATGGTTATTCTCGACTGGAACGagttattaaattcaaagGTTGAGGATATTTTCAATGAAACCATTAATGTTACTATGGAAGTCCCTAAATATACCAAGGATATAAATGGCAAAGTAGTTATCTTGCCAGTATTACAATATGTATTGGATACTAAAACACTTTCAAAGAAAGCTTTAGAGTCGTTGGATAAGATCAATGTGTACCCAGAGAACAGAAAAACAATGATATATAATCGgctgaaaaatataaaagattGGTGTATTACAAGACATGCCTGGTGGGGAATCAAGCCAATAATTGATATTGGtgttgataaaaatgaCAATAGAGTCTTGGATACATGGTTTACTTCATCATTATGGCCTATAATAACCTGGAATGGTAAGACTGGTACAAGTATACTTTATACTTGTTATGATATATTGGAGAATTGGATAGTGAAAATGTTGTTAGTATGTGCTAACATTGATGAGGATAAATTGTTcaatgaaatatatttacacGGGATGGTATCAGACCAGTTTGGTAAAAAGATGAGCAAATCACATCAAAACACTCTAGTTTTAAAGGATTTAATGGAGTCAGAACAAACATCTTTTGATCATACATTGttcaatattaatgatCCAGATGAAATgattaaatcaaatttgGTAAGGTTAAAGTTGTGTTCAATTTGTAGTTCTTCCGATTTTACCAAGcctttaaataataatttcaattatcaaaatattctcttcaaatattatcaaatttttaaattccGTAACTCAATCAGAAATTACGATTCTAGTCCGGAAAATTCCAATTCTATAGTCAATAATTCTAATTCTGGACTCGAAACTCCTAATTCCAGTCCCGAATATGACAATTGTGGAATtgatttggaaaaaatcattaagagtaaattatttaaattagttgatAAAATAGAACAAGATATCAagaaatttgaattttcaAATTGTATAACAAATTTGAACGAGTATGTTAAAGTATTTTCAGAATTTTTGGTACCACTTATACGACTAAGTGTATCCACAAATGTACAAAATCTTGAACATTTTGATCCATATTTTAGTGATTTGGCTTCAATAATCTATGCCTTCACACCtgaatttgtaaataatttcaagctgaatgattttattaaagaGTTTAAATGGCCACATCTTGATACAGAATCAAACGAGTTATTTGAAGAACTGGTAAACATAGTTACTAATGTTAGAAAGTTGGTAAAAAACGGTCAAGATGatttaaacattaaaattaaccCTAAATTAAATACTAAATTCAACACCAGTTACATCAATTACTTGATACAATTAACCTACAACAAGTTACCAAAGATCAACTACATGTAA
- a CDS encoding uncharacterized protein (SMART 2 transmembrane domains at aa 21-43 and 58-80;~2 probable transmembrane helices predicted for TA09095 by TMHMM2.0 at aa 21-43 and 58-80) — MSFSFKTLFNRIKGGRVPTDGSPVMVYALGVLNFILFGFGTAISGIINGCTEDIAIGFMQFILPFVGWVWSVIWGFLMISDKFRDYKYQGSDATPIYDNV, encoded by the coding sequence atgtcattttcatttaaaacattatttaacCGGATTAAAGGTGGGAGAGTTCCAACTGATGGGTCTCCTGTAATGGTTTACGCTTTGGGAGtactaaattttattttatttggATTCGGTACTGCAATTAGCGGTATCATAAACGGCTGCACTGAGGATATCGCAATTGGATTCATGCAGTTCATCTTACCATTTGTTGGCTGGGTTTGGTCTGTGATTTGGGGCTTCCTAATGATCTCAGATAAATTCAGAGATTACAAATACCAAGGTTCCGACGCAACCCCTATCTATGATAATGTTTGA
- a CDS encoding uncharacterized protein (Tap349h10.p1c.C.cand.2 - score = 58.21;~SMART 5 PHD (SM00249) domains at aa 100-166, E()=8.57e+00; 243-315, E()=9.56e-02; 902-948, E()=7.76e-02; 1062-1110, E()=5.88e-02; 1323-1374, E()=1.19e-02; ZnF_NFX (SM00438) at aa 1151-1170, E()=0.00e+00): MLKKELDDEIKSQLDNTNINEQRSKYVTALIHYDNYKFDNNLNESFLSQNYFNFYHSVFDNIFRKPKSTIDLESNVTNLTDITPLEYVTEDDISEAINRNCDVCYTKLNNSIHSVSTCKYCNIKSHTYCLLNFTNIITHLTPINRVTNSDTKDVIVEYEYICKICYNRKNKKKNTVRRIKCVICNNYNGIINSGDVFYHPFCSLYCYEQLSKFFTNTLMFNNPNEFSKFILSNNENNKKNSLVCVICNESEGVLIKCSNEECDQLLHPRCIINQKVKKTNKRYSIIYKYITLGDVYTRNQSGVILFKGIFCNKHNTKDINDVIHNFIINRPYQFTHFVPHIPEPNSVPLNLKPTESNYKRGLIDTKYDRGLMDPKYDRGLMDSVKKIKYDGDGSELKVNGNVSIETDEINIENEPNISRVDPIKNGSSEDTIKSGPSKNDSLKNPMNTDMIKNDIKNDVKDENMLDELFEMKVQKVLWNKLDIFNGNNAKLEGDLISQMINVSKRETLLPLNSVLFDNITSVHELNYCFQQQLLNNCSNIINLLKFIISVNSNSVDECLIPIEDLDRDKFIYILFENNINNHVLIYQIVQPEDGNSSLLNSPSQLKGDLWYIDRFNDVYNIYDDVKYIINSGNTEVLNSDLGLKLIKTIPLNHFESEILKRSILQITHYNISLLLINSSNCVSFNPNSLDPNINSNSLDPNLNPNPGLSVGLNPNSGLNLNLNNEIIGLNTINWNKIINYNINNGTPLKYEYTVNNNTEDVERNVLFHEFNYINREIENTNRELLSLKVNLSNSILNDITLKMDQNTHTALQNTINKYNKNEYNYYLLKSLEKLFNTIDLREDSKSGTTPSTNSNSKSSTIPGTTSGTKSTSKPTSASSTNSNVFKNEFNVMNLEDVDLIKRCQICFNVEENNINTLFKCSRCLVYVHKYCYNVYKKNNAEYLCNRCEHEKKQNQITFKKFSILCNLCKRGGGVFIKLSDYWFHNLCLILHYYSNVIPHESIDPKNQSMDMKNQSVDNMKNQHSDTLKYTQTMDNLKNQNTNLTYSQNMRYGYSKSMDEEFECIVCRLKIGVMSCCINCNIKFHAYCGFFQGFQFTIQNKTISVYCNNCSGGNLIINRASNYLNRDIISDKKRPTRVDPAATKPVQPPAECVICHSNNCGTYTKYIKCQGCETNCINCGLILHRHCYPFKIGTNFKCVKCVTGSTNMRCFLCLLGDDILIKHTNHTSYYHVICYILFNNKFNTCYRRYYKNLIKLNANRVDGVKGDRVDGVKGDRVDGVKDYGTGEVKGDGTSELTTNRSTSELNTDTTTSEQTNDRKYEKTNCCICMETDGLMIKCFKKNCSNRFHGNCALRNKLVLDFYTPIDYIALCQEHSLLHNAVGPNLKLLIKLRLQVLMMRDLFKDMYHQNAVLCSIIRKRKEIHNLLYPLM; the protein is encoded by the coding sequence ATGTTAAAGAAAGAACTGGACGATGAGATAAAGAGCCAGCTAGACAAcacaaatataaatgaacAACGTTCAAAATACGTCACAGCATTAATCCATtatgataattataaatttgacaATAACTTAAACGAATCGTTTTTAtctcaaaattatttcaactTTTATCATTCAGTTTTTGATAACATATTCCGTAAACCAAAATCAACAATAGATTTAGAATCAAATGTTACTAATTTAACGGATATAACACCATTAGAATATGTTACTGAGGATGATATTAGTGAGGCAATTAATAGAAACTGTGACGTCTGTTATaccaaattaaataattctatacACTCAGTTTCCACATGTAAATATTGTAACATTAAATCGCACACGTAttgtttattaaattttaccAACATCATAACACATTTAACACCAATAAACAGAGTAACAAATTCAGATACAAAAGATGTAATAGTGGAGTATGAgtatatttgtaaaatatgcTATAACAGgaaaaataagaaaaagAACACAGTAAGAAGAATAAAATGTGTGATATGTAATAACTATAATGGGATAATTAACTCAGGAGACGTGTTTTATCACCCGTTCTGTTCCCTATACTGTTATGAACAACTTAGTAAGTTTTTTACCAACACATTAATGTTCAACAATCCAAATGAGTTCAGTAAATTCATCCTATCAAATAATGAGaataataagaaaaatTCTCTAGTCTGTGTAATTTGTAATGAATCCGAAGGTGTGTTAATTAAGTGCAGTAATGAGGAGTGTGACCAATTACTCCATCCAAGATGTATTATTAACCAGAAAgttaaaaaaacaaataaaagatattcaataatttataaatatataacattGGGTGATGTGTATACTCGTAATCAGTCTGGAGTAATACTATTTAAAGgtatattttgtaataaaCATAATACTAAAGATATCAATGATGtaattcataattttataattaatagaCCATATcaatttacacattttgtACCTCACATACCAGAACCAAATTCTGTACCACTTAATCTCAAACCTACTGAATCTAATTATAAAAGAGGATTAATAGATACAAAGTATGATAGGGGGTTAATGGATCCAAAGTATGACAGAGGATTAATGGATTCTgtaaagaaaattaagtATGATGGAGATGGATCAGAATTAAAAGTAAATGGAAATGTATCAATTGAAACagatgaaattaatatagaaaatgaaCCAAATATTAGTCGAGTAGATCCTATAAAGAATGGTTCATCAGAGGATACTATAAAGAGTGGTCCATCAAAGAATGACTCATTAAAGAATCCTATGAACACGGAtatgataaaaaatgatataaaaaatgatgTTAAAGATGAGAATATGTTGGATGAATTATTTGAGATGAAAGTACAGAAAGTATTATGGAATAAATTGGATATATTTAATGGAAACAATGCAAAACTTGAAGGTGACTTGATAAGTCAAATGATCAACGTATCAAAAAGAGAAACATTATTACCATTAAATAGTGTCCtttttgataatataacaAGTGTACACGAGTTAAACTATTGTTTCCAacaacaattattaaacaattgttccaatataattaatttactaaagTTTATAATTAGTGTAAATTCCAATAGTGTGGATGAATGTTTGATACCAATAGAAGATTTAGACCGAGACAagtttatatacattttatttgaaaataatattaataatcaTGTGTTGATATATCAAATAGTACAGCCAGAAGATGGAAATAGtagtttattaaattcacCAAGTCAATTGAAAGGAGATTTATGGTATATAGACCGTTTTAAtgatgtatataatatctATGATGATGTcaagtatataattaatagtgGGAATACAGAAGTTCTTAATTCAGATTTAGGTTTAAAGTTGATCAAGACAATACCATTAAATCATTTTGAATCTGAAATATTGAAACGTTcaatattacaaataacACATTATAACATCTCATTATTACTTATCAATTCATCAAATTGTGTTTCATTTAATCCAAATTCTTTAGATCCAAAcataaattcaaattctCTAGATCCTAATTTAAATCCAAATCCTGGTCTATCCGTTGGTTTAAATCCTAATTCAGGTCTAAATCtcaatttaaataatgaaatcATAGGtttaaatacaataaattggaataaaattattaattataatattaataatggaaCACCActtaaatatgaatatacagtaaataataatacagAAGATGTAGAGAGAAATGTATTATTTCATGagtttaattatattaatagagaaattgaaaatactAACCGagaattattatcattaaaGGTTAATTTATCCAATAGTATATTGAATGATATAACTTTGAAAATGGATCAGAATACACATACGGCATTACAAAATAcaattaacaaatataataaaaatgaatacaattattatttattaaaaagtttagaaaaattattcaatacaATTGATTTAAGAGAGGATAGTAAGTCCGGTACCACACCCAGTACTAATTCTAATAGTAAATCTAGTACGATACCTGGTACCACATCTGGTACTAAATCCACATCCAAACCCACTTCGGCATCTAGTACTAATTCTAATGTGTTTAAGAATGAATTTAATGTAATGAATTTGGAAGATGTTGATTTGATAAAACGTTGCCAAATATGTTTTAATGtagaagaaaataatattaatacattatttaaatgttCAAGATGTTTAGTATATGTGCataaatattgttataATGTCTACAAGAAGAATAATGCCGAATATTTATGTAACCGATGTGAACATGAGAAGAAACAAAACCAGATTACATTCAAGAAATTCTCGatattatgtaatttatGTAAACGAGGTGGTGGTGTCTTTATAAAACTTTCTGATTACTGGTTCCATAATTTATGTCtcattttacattattattcaaatgTTATACCTCATGAGAGTATTGATCCAAAGAATCAAAGTATGGATATGAAGAATCAAAGTGTGGATAATATGAAGAATCAACACTCGGATACTCTTAAGTATACCCAAACTATGGATAATCTGAAGAATCAAAATACTAATCTGACCTATTCACAAAATATGAGATATGGATATTCTAAGAGTATGGATGAAGAATTTGAATGTATAGTATGTAGATTAAAGATTGGAGTGATGTCATGttgtataaattgtaatattaaatttcatGCATACTGTGGATTCTTTCAAGGATTCCAATTTACAATACAAAACAAGACAATTAGTGTATACTGTAATAACTGTTCAGGTGGTaacttaataattaatagaGCAAGTAACTATTTGAATAGAGATATTATAAGTGATAAGAAAAGACCAACTAGAGTTGATCCAGCAGCTACAAAACCAGTTCAACCACCTGCAGAATGTGTAATTTGTCATTCAAATAATTGTGGAACCTATACcaagtatataaaatgtcAAGGTTGTGAAACTAACTGCATTAACTGTGGTCTAATTCTACATCGACATTGCTACCCGTTTAAAATTGGAACTAATTTCAAGTgtgtaaaatgtgtaacaGGTAGTACAAATATGCGCTGTTTTCTATGCCTTTTAGGTGATGATATACTCATCAAACACACCAATCATACAAGTTATTATCATGTGATTTGTTATATACTATTCAATAACAAGTTCAATACTTGTTATAGAagatattataaaaatctaataaaattaaatgcCAATAGAGTGGATGGAGTTAAGGGTGATAGAGTGGATGGAGTTAAGGGTGATAGAGTGGATGGAGTTAAGGACTATGGGACTGGTGAAGTTAAAGGTGATGGAACAAGTGAACTCACTACTAATAGATCAACCTCTGAACTAAATACTGATACAACAACATCTGAACAAACCAATGATagaaaatatgaaaaaaCAAATTGTTGTATATGTATGGAAACAGATGGATTAATGATTAAATGTTTCAAGAAAAATTGTAGTAACAGATTTCATGGCAACTGTGCATTAAGGAACAAATTGGTGTTGGATTTTTACACACCAATTGACTATATAGCATTATGTCAAGAACATTCTCTACTACATAATGCTGTAGGACCGAACCTGAAATTACTAATCAAACTCAGATTACAAGTGCTTATGATGAGAGACCTCTTCAAAGATATGTACCATCAAAATGCAGTACTCTGCTCAATTATAAGAAAACGAAAAGAAATACATAACCTTTTGTACCCACTAATgtga
- a CDS encoding uncharacterized protein (Tap349h10.p1c.cand.232 - score = 24.38), which produces MSAGLIWEHCKLNEELNKLISIPYTYEFTNNFTYDTKFDSLKDNEAKRVLSNTNCFRNDVYSLPPGVDPKVTNLYPLLHQIYTESHSLTEYDLQKLAYNIQNNHSNTHQHNTYYKEFNTPYRDSNGQYRESNGHYRESNGHFRDSNVDMYNSYRDCFGVYKTPTSTLRNILNDYRPYDTNYGVSDPYKYSTFTSYTRPHNLFNTNLSTIKSSDTSQYHFDPIDVPTDTIPIDKNQDNPMDNRMDNVRMGIPVDNHMDIPMNNPMDKVIPMEKLNMFNTPNYIKSVNHTDNLQYNRTYNNGPYDNRPYDNRPYDNRPYDNHKPYDRPYNIYNSVENSVDEFRKAFQPGNEYRNEYTTVETPIPDTARLNDYNDEFVSSFPFEKSLNNYFNNQDYPGYNDEYPYGYNRDQYGKNMEYGKNMEYGMNFNPNSPLKSMMNDDYQYNYHKYITPQRPFY; this is translated from the coding sequence atgtCTGCTGGATTGATTTGGGAACATTGTAAACTTAATGAAGAacttaataaattaatttcaattccTTATACATATGaatttactaataattttacatatgATACAAAATTTGACTCTTTAAAGGATAACGAAGCAAAACGTGTATTATCAAATACAAATTGTTTTCGTAATGATGTTTATTCACTTCCACCCGGTGTAGATCCTAAAGTTACTAATCTTTATCCACTTTTACATCAAATATATACTGAAAGTCATTCACTTACGGAATATgatttacaaaaattagCATACAATATACAAAACAATCATTCAAACACACATCAACACAATACTTATTACAAGGAATTTAATACTCCTTATAGGGATTCTAATGGACAGTATAGGGAATCAAATGGTCACTATAGAGAATCTAATGGACACTTCAGAGATTCTAATGTGGATATGTATAATTCATATAGAGACTGTTTTGGTGTATATAAAACACCTACATCTACTTTGAggaatatattaaatgattaTAGACCATATGATACAAATTATGGCGTTTCTGATCCTTATAAATATTCTACATTCACTAGTTATACAAGACCTCATAATCTTTTCAATACTAATTTATCAACAATTAAGTCTTCTGATACATCACAATATCATTTTGATCCCATAGATGTACCAACTGATACTATTCCAATAGATAAAAATCAAGATAATCCAATGGATAATCGCATGGATAATGTTCGTATGGGTATTCCAGTTGATAATCATATGGATATACCAATGAATAATCCAATGGATAAAGTAATACCAATGgagaaattaaatatgtttaatactccaaattatataaaatctGTTAATCATACGGATAATCTACAGTATAATAGAACATATAACAACGGACCTTATGATAATAGACCCTATGACAATAGGCCGTATGATAATAGACCATATGACAACCATAAACCCTATGACAGAccatataatatatataatagtgtTGAAAATAGTGTAGATGAATTTAGAAAAGCATTTCAACCAGGAAATGAGTATAGAAATGAGTATACAACTGTAGAAACACCAATTCCTGATACAGCAAGATTAAACGATTATAATGATGAATTTGTTTCATCATTTCCATTTGAAAAgagtttaaataattattttaacaatCAGGATTATCCCGGTTATAATGATGAATATCCTTATGGGTATAATCGAGATCAGTATGGTAAGAACATGGAGTATGGCAAGAATATGGAATATGGAATGAATTTTAATCCCAATTCACCATTAAAATCAATGATGAATGATGATTatcaatataattatcataaatatattacaccTCAAAGaccattttattaa
- a CDS encoding uncharacterized protein (Tap349h10.p1c.cand.233 - score = 41.45;~SMART pfam:PI3_PI4_kinase (PF00454) at aa 149-474, E()=5.20e-40) produces the protein MSSGCTRISQQNYYSTHNALVANVDDQSVRFVLHELEGTRHGALRIFPFYDIQMIKRLLIKKLSLPLTTRVKDLRILYKGQELPNYRTMDCYINNSKRDDKLYWCLKQSPTGSGIRPLGMKMNSKMQDLFNEIAISMKNNIKPKLTLDGTGGTYEIHNKNGKCVGIFKPCDEEAFTPYNPRGYTGTMNQQGFRPGVLSGEGATREVAAYLLDSTYKNFSNVPTTIMVEIAHQSLNNCNTNNLTNNYLAFNSNALTDSSHINSYGSLGSYGGGTMGSRLKWKIGSLQEFVVSRGTSGNYNYNFFSVEDVHKIAILDIRLLNLDRNDCNILVTNVPQSTGETNPYGNMPYGESVSDGRYHVNGDGAENCSPNHQKIKDEKYKLVPIDHGLILPDIIDICDLDWVWYEWPQCKVPFSAQELDLIFSFNVDKDIELLRKYLHIREECLRTIKVTTKFLQIAASMNLNLYQIATIIVRHDIDIPSEIEIIIKKAIEQAYKMSDNTSIISRNRLGNIIDLMENSLNPILSAKDQSENPAIQPNDTEDELSPVDLDLSELPSSTFFHYPTYTESTSERDKVRTHSRSTIRRIKRSTVTNNTWSITDSGGHAILIEWDYKFNNLFFKILEEMLVGNIQRLHPNWASYPFNGNKKHLYQKNQQNNTLPFKTIWFN, from the exons ATGTCTTCTGGGTGTACTCGAATCTCCCAGCAAAACTACTATAGTACCCACAATGCACTCGTGGCTAACGTTGATGACCAGTCGGTCAGATTTGTACTACACGAACTGGAAGGTACAAGGCATGGAGCTCTAAGGATTTTCCCATTTTACGATATTCAG atGATAAAGAGATTATtgataaagaaattatCATTGCCATTGACGACACGAGTAAAGGATTTAAGAATCCTTTATAAGGGTCAGGAACTACCAAATTATCGTACGATGGattgttatattaataacTCGAAACGAGATGATAAACTCTATTGGTGCCTTAAACAATCTCCAACGGGTTCTGGTATTCGTCCATTAG GAATGAAGATGAATTCGAAAATGCAagatttatttaatgaaatcGCAATATCAATGAAGAATAACATTAAACCAAAACTAACACTTGATGGAACAG GAGGAACATATGAAATACATAATAAGAATGGAAAGTGTGTTGGTATATTTAAGCCTTGTGATGAGGAGGCATTTACACCATATAACCCTCGAGGATATACTGGAACCATGAACCAGCAAGGATTTAGACCAGGTGTTTTATCAGGAGAAGGTGCAACTAGAGAAGTGGCAGCCTATTTGCTAGACTCTACTTATAAAAACTTCTCAAACGTGCCAACCACAATCATGGTTGAAATCGCACACCAGTCACTTAACAATTGCAATACCAATAACCTTACCAATAATTATCTCGCATTCAATTCCAATGCACTTACTGATTCATCACATATCAATTCTTATG GAAGTTTGGGTAGTTATGGTGGAGGAACAATGGGGAGTAGATTGAAGTGGAAGATTGGAAGTTTACAAGAGTTTGTGGTATCTAGAGGCACGAGTGGGAACTATAATTACAACTTTTTCAGTGTAGAAGATGTGCATAAAATCGCAATCCTAGATATTAGACTACTTAACCTAGATCGCAACGACTGTAATATACTAGTCACAAACGTTCCTCAATCGACAGGTGAAACAAATCCATATGGAAACATGCCTTATGGAGAGAGTGTAAGTGATGGTAGATACCATGTTAACGGTGATGGAGCAGAAAATTGTTCTCCAAATCACCAAAAAATCAAAGATGAGAAGTATAAGTTGGTGCCAATTGATCACGGCTTGATATTGCCGGATATAATTGACATTTGTGACTTGGACTGGGTATGGTATGAGTGGCCTCAATGTAAGGTACCATTTAGTGCTCAGGAACTTGACTtgattttttcatttaacGTTGATAAAGATATTGAGCTTCTAAGGAAGTATTTGCATATAAGAGAAGAGTGTTTACGCACCATCAAAGTGACGACAAAGTTCCTCCAAATTGCAGCAtcaatgaatttaaatttgtaccAAATTGCCACAATTATTGTCAGACATGATATTGATATTCCATcagaaattgaaattatcaTCAAAAAAGCTATTGAACAG GCATATAAGATGAGTGATAATACaagtattattagtagGAATAGATTAGGGAATATAATAGATTTGATGGAAAATAGTTTGAACCCGATTCTGAGTGCAAAGGACCAGTCTGAGAATCCAGCTATACAACCAAATGATACAGAAGATGAATTGAGTCCAGTGGATTTGGACTTGTCTGAGCTACCCTCTTCAACGTTTTTTCACTATCCGACATACACTGAGAGTACAAGTGAGCGGGACAAGGTTAGAACACATAGTAGGAGCACCATAAGAAGAATCAAGAGGAGCACGGTGACTAATAACACATGGTCAATTACAGACTCTGGAGGACATGCGATTCTAATTGAGTGGGACTACAAGTTTAATAACTTGTTCTTCAAGATACTGGAGGAAATGCTCGTGGGAAATATCCAACGACTACACCCAAACTGGGCCTCTTACCCATTTAATGGTAATAAAAAACACCTGTATCAGAAAAACCAACAAAACAATACTTTACCATTTAAAACCATTTGGTTCAACTGA